One genomic window of Solanum dulcamara chromosome 10, daSolDulc1.2, whole genome shotgun sequence includes the following:
- the LOC129870907 gene encoding UPF0481 protein At3g47200-like, with the protein MSSQSEMLDKKIPRQQTISRRRHIPKVPLFMRIDNQKSDDYDPKVVSLGPYHHGKPEVNFVEDFKPKSLEMFIQGSNKNQDFFLEEILREIDDFKSFYVEEFSNKYNNNEFARMMLLDACFILNDIEISTRSTPNSASKQSNTIKHLGIAVYLITRRDLYLLENQVPFPVLKLLVKLRYGDDGYHPFEEKVKSYCSQMFFDKQEDIKIEQNAIIETDPPHLLEVFRRVLVSGSDDEANVRQTRSYDFIFDCWRKNHEQHKSELLTNVFRSVMDLKSKGIHFRPSGIDSLKGVRFTSHYYYAKLKLPCWYVSTYTKVFFMNMIAYELCPNGPIDRAVVSYINFMKSLVISPNDVKELRQEKIIFNTLGSDEEVVQVYKGLKTYGADDPLLFKNVKRNIQEHYNSKGKTWIAELIDTYFSSPWSLTALVVTTFLTFLTVVQTYYGSPFYHSN; encoded by the exons ATGTCCTCACAATCTGAAATGTTGGACAAAAAAATCCCAAGACAACAAACTATATCAAGAAGGCGTCATATACCAAAAGTTCCATTATTTATGAGAATTGACAATCAAAAAAGTGATGACTATGATCCTAAAGTTGTTTCATTGGGACCTTACCACCATGGAAAGCCAGAAGTCAATTTTGTTGAAGATTTCAAGCCAAAGTCTCTAGAAATGTTCATTCAAGGAAGTAACaaaaatcaagatttcttcCTTGAAGAAATTCTTAgggagattgatgattttaaaagtttttacGTTGAAGAATTCTCGAATAAGTATAACAACAATGAATTTGCACGAATGATGCTCCTAGACGCGTGTTTTATACTAAATGATATCGAGATATCAACAAGGTCTACACCAAATTCCGCCTCTAAACAGAGCAACACTATCAAGCACCTTGGCATTGCAGTTTATTTAATCACTAGACGTGACCTCTATTTGCTAGAAAATCAG GTACCTTTTCCAGTTCTCAAGCTCTTGGTTAAGTTGAGATATGGCGATGATGGATATCATCCATTTGAAGAGAAGGTAAAAAGCTATTGTTCTCAAATGTTTTTTGATAAGCAAGAggacatcaaaatagaacaaaacGCAATAATTGAGACAGACCCCCCTCACCTTCTTGAAGTTTTTCGTAGAGTACTTGTCAGTGGTAGTGATGATGAAGCTAATGTCAGACAAACGCGTAGTTATGATTTCATCTTTGATTGTTGGAGGAAAAATCATGAACAACACAAATCGGAATTGCTCACAAACGTGTTTCGTTCTGTTATGGATTTGAAATCAAAGGGGATTCATTTTAGGCCTAGTGGAATTGATTCTTTAAAAGGTGTGAGATTTACATCTCACTATTACTATGCAAAACTAAAACTCCCATGTTGGTATGTTTCAACATACACTAAAGTATTTTTTATGAACATGATAGCATATGAATTGTGCCCAAATGGTCCAATTGATAGAGCTGTTGTGTCATACATAAATTTCATGAAATCACTTGTGATTTCACCAAATGATGTGAAAGAATTGAGACAAGAGAAGATAATATTCAACACATTGGGAAGTGATGAAGAAGTGGTACAAGTTTACAAAGGATTAAAAACTTATGGGGCAGATGATCCATTACTTTTCAAGAATGTGAAGAGGAATATTCAAGAACATTATAATAGCAAAGGGAAGACTTGGATTGCTGAACTAATTGATACATATTTTAGTAGTCCATGGTCATTAACTGCTTTGGTTGTTACTACTTTTCTTACTTTCTTGACTGTTGTTCAAACTTACTATGGTAGCCCATTTTATCATTCCAACTGA
- the LOC129871617 gene encoding probable methyltransferase PMT7, producing MGGGYWINMRAFDWNTGKTILVILLVMVGSFYTGTLFGNKTSLYVPQQEQEQLEKQQQLSIASNSSSLESISGALKFENEVSLSYRVIPLKIPETGVNVCPLKFNEYIPCHDMSYIKELMPKLDISRKEELERHCPPPDRRLFCLVPPPTDYKIPIRWPISRDYVWRSNVNHTRIAEVKGGQNWVHEKDQLWWFPGGGTHFKHGAPEYIERLGNMTTNVRGDLKSAGVFQVLDVGCGVASFSAYLLPLGIETMSFAPKDGHENQIQFALERGIGATISAIATKQLPYPSNSFEMVHCSRCRVDWHENDGILLKEVNRLLRSDGYFVYSAPPAYRKDKEFPQIWEKLVHLTSGMCWKLIAREVQTAIWIKHENNSCLQHSAAEKLVDICDSQDDFKPSWKTPLRNCITLSDTSSNTKKLPPQPQRLSEYSQSLSRLGFGYNLFLVDTIYWQDQVRHYWRLMDVEEKEIHNVMDISASLGGFAVALSTWPVWVMNVVPVTMNNTLSAVYDRGLIGTFHDWCEPFSTYPRSYDLLHANNLLSHYKGREEGCLLEDIMLEMDRILRPQGFIIIRDEESIISRIQDLAPKFLWDVQLHYLEDDQKKTRSVLFCRKKFWAIT from the exons atgggCGGTGGATATTGGATAAATATGAGGGCATTTGATTGGAATACAGGGAAGACAATATTGGTTATCCTTTTGGTAATGGTGGGATCTTTTTATACTGGGACACTTTTTGGGAACAAAACATCTTTATATGTACCTCAACAAGAGCAAGAACAGCTTGAAAAGCAACAACAATTGTCTATTGCTTCAAATTCCAGTTCTTTAGAATCTATCTCTG GTGCTTTGAAGTTTGAAAACGAGGTGTCTCTTTCGTATCGGGTGATACCATTGAAAATCCCTGAAACAGGAGTAAATGTCTGTCCTTTGAAATTTAATGAGTATATCCCATGTCATGACATGTCTTATATTAAAGAGCTAATGCCAAAACTAGATATTTCAAGGAAAGAAGAGTTGGAGAGGCATTGCCCTCCACCTGATAGGCGCTTGTTTTGTTTGGTTCCACCTCCAACTGATTATAAGATACCGATAAGGTGGCCGATTAGCAGGGACTATGTGTGGCGGAGTAATGTGAACCATACACGTATTGCGGAGGTAAAAGGTGGACAAAATTGGGTGCATGAGAAGGATCAACTTTGGTGGTTTCCAGGCGGTGGAACTCATTTCAAGCATGGGGCACCCGAGTATATTGAGAG GTTAGGAAATATGACAACTAATGTGAGAGGTGACTTAAAATCTGCAGGGGTATTTCAAGTGCTTGATGTTGGTTGCGGGGTTGCCAGTTTCTCTGCCTATCTTCTTCCTTTAGGTATAGAAACAATGTCCTTCGCTCCGAAAGATGGTCATGAGAACCAAATTCAGTTTGCTTTGGAACGAGGAATTGGTGCAACAATATCTGCTATAGCAACAAAGCAGCTGCCGTATCCTAGCAACTCTTTTGAGATGGTACATTGTTCCAGATGTCGAGTTGATTGGCATGAAAATG ATGGTATTCTACTCAAGGAAGTGAACCGCCTATTAAGATCTGATGGATACTTTGTCTATTCAGCTCCACCAGCTTATAGAAAGGATAAGGAGTTTCCACAGATATGGGAAAAATTAGTACATCTGACTTCTGGAATGTGCTGGAAGCTCATTGCACGGGAAGTTCAAACAGCTATTTGGATTAAGCATGAAAATAATTCGTGTCTCCAGCATAGTGCAGCAGAGAAACTCGTAGACATATGTGATTCTCAGGATGATTTCAAACCATCATGGAAAACACCTCTGAGGAACTGTATTACCCTAAGTGACACATCATCTAATACAAAGAAACTACCGCCTCAGCCACAACGTCTTTCAGAGTATTCACAAAGTCTTAGTCGGCTAGGTTT TGGATACAATCTATTCTTAGTGGATACAATCTATTGGCAAGATCAAGTTCGCCATTACTGGAGACTGATGGATGTAGAGGAGAAAGAAATACATAATGTAATGGACATAAGTGCTTCTCTTGGTGGATTTGCAGTCGCCCTCAGTACATGGCCGGTCTGGGTGATGAATGTAGTTCCTGTAACCATGAACAACACCCTTTCTGCCGTTTATGATAGAGGTCTTATAGGCACTTTTCACGACTG GTGTGAGCCATTCTCCACGTACCCACGCTCTTATGATTTGTTGCATGCCAATAATCTTCTGTCTCACTATAAAGGCCGTGAAGAAGGTTGTTTGCTTGAGGATATCATGCTGGAAATGGATCGTATCCTACGACCTCAG GGATTTATCATTATCAGAGACGAAGAATCTATCATATCGCGAATACAAGATCTTGCACCAAAATTTCTTTGGGATGTCCAATTACATTATCTAGAAGACGATCAGAAAAAAACCAGGTCAGTTTTATTTTGCAGGAAAAAGTTTTGGGCCATTACCTAA